One stretch of Cygnus olor isolate bCygOlo1 chromosome 1, bCygOlo1.pri.v2, whole genome shotgun sequence DNA includes these proteins:
- the LOC121065343 gene encoding high affinity choline transporter 1-like, whose product MALNIPGLVSLSVFFTFTLATGIWASWKSKKDQQNRNPTEMALVGGRNINVCIGLFTATATWVGGAYINGTAEIVYLPSKGLLWVQAPLGFALSLVIGGFFFVNPMRSKNYVTVMDPLQETYGNVMGSLLFIPPLLGEMFWFAAILASLGATMRVILDIGGSLAIILSASTVILYTLLGGLYSVAYTDVIQLVFITLSLWICIPFAMANSATESIYYTATHKYYQDPWIGKIEKQYLGRWLDDFFYLVLGSIPWQTYFQRVLSAASPGQARFISYLSGLGCFLMAIPSVLIGAVAASTDWNQTSYGLPSPHERGESAMVLPFVLHYLCPAYVSIAGLGAIAAAAMSSADSALLSASSVFAHNIYRKILRKQATEGEVLWAMRISMLVFGAGAAGLAFYSSSVYDLWFLSGELVYALLFPQLCCALFVPSTNTYGSAAGFLVGLLLRLLAGEPALKIPPVIHYPACSLVNGTYTQLFPYKTFTVLLTLGTIVAVSYLAVVLFQRNLLPRRWDICNVLGETRSLVPLRWVDKWTGTQSVALQENRD is encoded by the exons atggcTCTAAATATACCAGGATTGGTATCTTTGAGTGTATTTTTTACCTTCACTTTGGCTACGGGAATCTGGGCTtcatggaaaagcaaaaaggatCAGCAGAACAGAAACCCAACCGAAATGGCCCTAGTTGGAGGCAGGAATATAAATGTTTGCATTGGATTGTTTACTGCAACTG CCACCTGGGTTGGAGGAGCATACATCAACGGCACAGCTGAAATTGTCTACCTGCCTTCAAAAGGATTGCTCTGGGTCCAGGCACCCCTGGGATTTGCCTTGTCCCTTGTCATTG GTGGTTTCTTCTTTGTAAATCCAATGAGATCCAAGAACTATGTGACAGTGATGGATCCCCTCCAGGAAACATATGGGAATGTGATGGGAAGCTTACTCTTCATTCCTCCACTGCTAGGAGAGATGTTCTGGTTTGCAGCTATCCTGGCATCCCTGG GAGCAACAATGAGGGTCATCTTGGATATTGGAGGCTCTTTGGCTATCATCCTCTCAGCATCCACTGTCATACTCTACACTCTACTGGGAGGCCTCTACTCTGTTGCATACACAGATGTCATCCAGTTGGTTTTCATTACCCTCAGTCTG TGGATCTGTATCCCCTTTGCTATGGCGAACTCTGCAACAGAAAGTATTTATTACACTGCAACTCATAAATATTACCAAGACCCTTGGattggaaaaatagaaaaacagtatCTTGGAAGGTGGCTGGATGACTTCTTCTACCTG GTTCTTGGGAGCATCCCATGGCAAACCTATTTCCAAAGAGTGCTCTCGGCAGCCTCACCAGGCCAGGCCAGGTTCATCTCCTACCTCTCTGGACTAGGGTGCTTTTTAATGGCCATCCCTTCCGTGCTCATTGGTGCAGTTGCAGCATCAACAG ACTGGAACCAGACAAGCTATGGTCTTCCAAGTCCACATGAGAGAGGAGAATCTGCTATGGTACTGCCGTTTGTTTTACACTATCTCTGCCCAGCATACGTCTCCATTGCTGGCTTAGGAGCCATCGCTGCTGCTGCAATGTCTTCTGCGGACTCAGCACTTCTCTCTGCCAGCTCCGTGTTCGCTCACAACATCTACAGAAAAATCCTGAGGAAACAG GCTACAGAAGGGGAGGTCTTATGGGCCATGAGGATCTCCATGTTGGtgtttggggctggggctgctggcctGGCTTTTTACTCCAGCTCTGTCTACGACCTCTGGTTCCTCAGCGGGGAGCTGGTGTATGCCCTGCTCTTCCCCCAGCTGTGCTGCGCCCTCTTCGTTCCCAGCACCAACACCTACGGCTCGGCTGCTGGCTTCTTGGTTGGACTCCTCCTGAGGCTGCTGGCGGGGGAGCCTGCCCTGAAAATCCCCCCTGTCATCCACTACCCAGCTTGCTCCCTCGTGAACGGGACCTACACGCAGCTCTTCCCCTATAAAACATTCACCGTGCTTCTCACCCTGGGGACAATCGTTGCTGTTTCGTACCTGGCCgtggttttgtttcagagaaacCTCCTTCCCCGCAGATGGGACATCTGCAATGTGCTGGGAGAAACCCGCTCCCTCGTCCCCCTGCGCTGGGTGGACAAATGGACAGGTACTCAATCAGTTGCACTGCAAGAGAATCGTGATTAA